The DNA window GCTCAGAACCGTCGAGATTCGCAGCGACCGCTGCTTCCCCGTGCCGCCCGGCGTCGCCGGGCCGACCTGTGGCTGGACGCCGCGGTGGTGGCGGTGACTCTGCTGGCTCTGGCGTCGCTGGTGGCCGAGTACGGCTTTACCCGCTATCACTACGCCACGGGCGTCTCGTTTCCGATCAGTCCGACAATCCTGGAATGGGCGCGGGCCGGTCAGCTGGTGGGCGCGCTGCTATTCGCCCTGATCGCCTGGGCGCAATTCGTGGCGACGAGCGGCAAGGTCGAGTACATCAAAGACCACCTGGTCGAACTGGCTCTCGGACTGGCGGTCCTGGCGGGGCTTGGCACGCTGCTGATGGATGTCCCACTCAGCGGCGGCCGGGAGCTCCTGCTGGTCAAGGGACTACAGGTCTACCTGCTGCTGCAGTTGATTGCGGTGTTCGTGCGGATCAACGCCCGGTTCGCACGTTCGATCCTGCACCCGTTTCGGATCATCATCACCAGCTTTCTCGTGCTGATCGTGGTGGGAACGCTGCTGCTGAGCCTTCCCGCGGCGAACTACGCCGACCGCCAGCGGTTCGCCCACTGGCCAAACAATCTCGTCGACCACCTGTTTACCGCGACCAGTGCGGTATGCGTGACCGGTCTGGTTGTCCGGGACACGGCGAGCACGTACACGCCGTTCGGGCAGTTGGTGATTGCGACGCTGATCCAACTCGGGGGATTGGGCATCGTCATCTTCGGAAGCATTTTCGCCATGCTGGTCGGTCGTCAGGTGAGCCTGCGCGAGGCAAGCGTCCTGCAGGACCTTTACAGCGAGCAAGCCCTCGGGCAGATCCGGCGAATCGTCGCGTTCATCGTGATCTCGACCCTGCTGATCGAGGCGGTGGGCGCGATCATCCTGTTCGGCATGTGGACTGATCCGGAATTGGGAACCGTGGAGCGCACGTTCAAAAGCGCCTTCCACGCGATCAGCGCGTACTGCAACGCGGGGTTCGCCCTTCAGGAAGACAGCCTGATCTCTTACTACGGCCGCTGGCAGGTGTACCTGGCGGTGATGCCCCTGATATTCCTGGGCGGGCTGGGGTTTCCGGTGATGATGAATCTGGCCCAGGTCGCGCGCGACCGTCTGGCCAGGCGTCTCGCACTCCGCAAGCCCGGGCAGGACCTGGACCATTTCCGGATCGTAAGTCTGAGTCTTCAGACACGCATCGTGTTGACCATGTCCCTGGCCCTGGTCGTAGTCGGGGCCGTGCTGATTTTCGTGCTGGAGACGCCCACGGAGCGCCAGCGCTGGGGCCGGAAGGTCCAGTACGAAGACGTGGCGATGCGGCTCGACGAAGCGGCGCTGCGGCGGCATGCCTGGCCTCAGCGGGCGCTCGAGTCACTTTTCATGTCGGTCTCGGGCCGCACGGCGGGGTTCAACACGGTCGATACCGGGATGGGGCCGATGCGCCCCTCGACGCTGATGGTGCTCGCCGGACTGATGTTTATCGGCGGCTCGCCGGCCTCAACGGCGGGCGGGATCAAGACGGTGACGTTCGCCCTGTTGATCGCGGGAATCGCCGCCACGCTGCGCCACCGCCGCAGCCCGGAGATGTTTCGGCGAACGATCGCCGAGAGTCTGCTGCGACGGGCTCTCGTCCTGACGCTGCTGTTTTTCACCCTCGTCTGGACGTTAAACCTCGTGTTGCTGATCACGCACCCGCAGATCAATCCTCTGGAACTGCTGTTCGAGGCCACCAGCGCCTGCGCGACGACAGGGCTTTCGACGGGAGTCACGCCGCGGCTGAACACGATCGGGCAACTCGCGGTCATCGTCGGCATGTTCGCCGGGCGCCTGGGACCGCTGACCCTGCTGTTCGCATTGACCGGAACACGGAAAATCGTGCGGTACGAGTATCCCCGTGAAGGTCTGGTGATCGGATAGAAAGGTTGTGCGGGCCGGGGGCAGTGGGTATGATGGGAGCGTTCCCGGAGGCGAGGTTGCAGCCGGTCGGCGGCGATCCTGGCGGGCCGGCCGAAAAGGCGTTTTGAGCAGGAACATTTCATGGCGGAGCGAATAGCGGTCATTGGTCTGGGGCGTTTCGGGCGCAAGCTCTCGCAGGCCCTCTCGGCCGCGGGCGCCGAGGTGATCGCCATCGACAAGTCGCGGACGATCATCGAGGGTATCCGCGACCAGGTCACGTTGGCCATCCGCCTGGACGCGACGGAGGAGGAGACCCTTCTGGCCCAGGGGATCGACGAGGTGGACGCGGCGGTGGTGGCGATCGGCACCGACTTCGAGGCCAACGCCCTGGCCACCAGTACGCTCAAGGCGATCGGGGTGCCGAAGGTGATCAGCCGGGCGGGCAGCGAAATCCGGGGCAAGATCCTCAGCCGGATCGGTGCGGACGACATCGTCTTTCCGGAGCACGAGTCGGCGCTGCGCTGGGTGCACCGGCTGCTGCTGCCTTCACTGATGGAGTCGATCGAGTTGGGCGAAGGGCACAGCCTGGCTCAGTTGCCGACACCCCAGGCATTCTGGGGCAAGACTCTGGCCGGGATCGATCTGCGGAAGAACTACCAGGTGACGGTCATTGCGATTCGCCGGCCGATGGCGACAGGCAAGTCGCCCGCAGCGGGAAAACACGAGATCATCACCCCCCTGCCGGACACGGTGATGCAGGAGGGCGACATTTTTTGGATCATGGGGACCAACGAGGCCATCGCCAACCTCCCGCGAGACTGAACTGAAAGGAGCGGCCATGCTGGCCGGGATCTTCTCGGATACGCACGACAACCTGACCCAGATCGCCAGGGCGATCGAGGTCTTCCGCCAGCGGCAGGTGGCGGTGGTGCTGCACGCGGGGGACATCGTCTCGCCGTTCGCGGCCAGGGCGATCGCGGAGATCAAAGTCCCGCTGCACATCATTCTGGGCAACAACGAGGGCGAAATGGACGGGCTGCGCAAGGTGCTTCCGCAGTTGACGCACGGGCCGGTCGAGATCAACCTGCAGAAGTGCCTGGTGGCCATGGCCCACGATTTTCCGCAGATTCCCCAGGAGTGGCGCGAGCGGGTGGACGTGCTGGTGGCGGGCCACACGCACCAGGCGTTCGTGGAGGTCCGCGAGGGTAAGCTGTGGGTCAACCCGGGCGAGACCTGCGGCTGGGTCACCGGCCGATCGACGGTCGCGGTGCTGGACACCGAAACCCGCACAGCGGAGATTATCGAGTTGCCGATGAGCAAAGGAATATGAGCATGAAGCTGCGAGTGATTCTGATCGGAGCGGCGGTCGTGGCGAGTTTCGGGTGCGTGGAGCGGTCGCTGAAGATCACCACTGAACCGCAGGGCGCGCTGGTGTGGCTGAACGACCGCGAGATCGGCCGGACGCCGGTGACGGTGCCGTTCGAGTGGTACGGCGACTACGACGTGATCATCCGCAAGGAAGGGTCCGAGACGCTCAAGACGCATCAGCGGGTCAAGGCCCCGTGGTACGAGTACCCGCCGTTCGACCTGTTCGCCGAGGTCTTCTGGCCGGCGACGATTTACGACACCCATGCCTGGCACTTCGAGCTGGCGCCGGCCGAGGAGGTCTCGGAGGAGGCGCTGCTGGACCGGGCGGTCTCGCTGCGGCGCGAGGCTCGGGGTGAAGCGGCGCCGGTGACCGAACCGCTCGAGGCGCCGGTCGACGAGGCGGTCGAAGAACCGACGCAGGAGTAGCATGATGGCCGAGTTGACGCAGGAACAGGTCCGGCACGTGGCGAAGCTGGCCCGGCTGAACCTCTCGGACGAGCAGGCGCGGCTCTTCGCCCGGCAGCTCGACGGCATTCTGGATTACGTGGAAAAGCTCAACCAGCTCGACACCGCCGACGTCGAGCCGACGGCCCACGCCGCCCCGCTTCGCAACGTGTTTCGCGAGGACGTGGCCCGGCCGGGCATCGGGTCCGAACATGTGCTGGCCAACGCCCCGGACGCCGAACCGCCCTTCTTCCGGGTGCCGAAGGTATTGGATCTGGGCGATTCGGGGGCCTGAGACGCGGACCGACGGAGAGGGAAATGGACCTATCGCAACTGACGGCAAAGCAGATTGTCAGCAGAATCAAGTCGCGAGAGCTTTCCGCGACCGAGGTCATCAAGCATACGTTGGATCGGATCGAGCGGCTCGATGGGCAAGTGGGCGCATTCCTGAGCGTGCATCGCGAACAGGCGGCGGCACGGGCCAGGGCGATCGACGACCG is part of the Phycisphaerae bacterium genome and encodes:
- a CDS encoding TrkA family potassium uptake protein, whose protein sequence is MAERIAVIGLGRFGRKLSQALSAAGAEVIAIDKSRTIIEGIRDQVTLAIRLDATEEETLLAQGIDEVDAAVVAIGTDFEANALATSTLKAIGVPKVISRAGSEIRGKILSRIGADDIVFPEHESALRWVHRLLLPSLMESIELGEGHSLAQLPTPQAFWGKTLAGIDLRKNYQVTVIAIRRPMATGKSPAAGKHEIITPLPDTVMQEGDIFWIMGTNEAIANLPRD
- a CDS encoding metallophosphoesterase; the protein is MLAGIFSDTHDNLTQIARAIEVFRQRQVAVVLHAGDIVSPFAARAIAEIKVPLHIILGNNEGEMDGLRKVLPQLTHGPVEINLQKCLVAMAHDFPQIPQEWRERVDVLVAGHTHQAFVEVREGKLWVNPGETCGWVTGRSTVAVLDTETRTAEIIELPMSKGI
- a CDS encoding PEGA domain-containing protein, coding for MKLRVILIGAAVVASFGCVERSLKITTEPQGALVWLNDREIGRTPVTVPFEWYGDYDVIIRKEGSETLKTHQRVKAPWYEYPPFDLFAEVFWPATIYDTHAWHFELAPAEEVSEEALLDRAVSLRREARGEAAPVTEPLEAPVDEAVEEPTQE
- the gatC gene encoding Asp-tRNA(Asn)/Glu-tRNA(Gln) amidotransferase subunit GatC, coding for MAELTQEQVRHVAKLARLNLSDEQARLFARQLDGILDYVEKLNQLDTADVEPTAHAAPLRNVFREDVARPGIGSEHVLANAPDAEPPFFRVPKVLDLGDSGA